In Leptospiraceae bacterium, one DNA window encodes the following:
- a CDS encoding PIN domain-containing protein, with the protein MNCYLDSSVALDWILHLKSVEPIGLKKIETIVSSELLEIECSRVLDRYRLQALLDDVKVSESKKKLKSLLESIGLIEITEKIKKRAKDSFPTIIGTLDAIHLSSALLWAEELRKPFVLLTRDKQMKVCSEALGIEVLGL; encoded by the coding sequence ATGAATTGCTACCTTGACTCATCCGTGGCACTGGACTGGATTTTGCATTTGAAAAGCGTTGAACCGATTGGTTTGAAAAAAATCGAGACAATTGTTTCAAGCGAGCTATTGGAAATAGAATGCAGTCGCGTTTTGGACCGATACAGGCTTCAGGCACTTTTGGATGACGTGAAAGTTTCCGAGTCCAAGAAAAAATTAAAGTCGCTTTTGGAAAGCATCGGACTCATCGAGATTACGGAAAAAATCAAAAAACGTGCGAAAGATAGTTTTCCAACTATTATTGGAACGTTAGACGCGATTCATCTTTCTTCGGCGCTTTTGTGGGCGGAAGAACTTCGCAAACCTTTCGTTCTTCTTACGAGGGATAAACAGATGAAAGTTTGCTCAGAGGCATTGGGAATTGAAGTGTTGGGTTTGTAG
- a CDS encoding FecR domain-containing protein has product MGKKFFRKWLTGFVVLCVFVFCKGETKIDSSDKKVSATGVILFTVGEVFSGQRKLAPGDIVSETDIVKTGKKSTCDLQLRESESEAIIRLKSDSEFSLRGKKVGDSELRQGILKAGVALVNVPKKLKSNDSLEIVTPTSLAGVRGTKFEIGVSSDGSSNLFVIEGKVATRPRIADVEDLPKEIVQKNEVLANAIQSVESTEQVVEKGQSVSVKKSDTEKILKETGVSEIVAKIKPDVKIGMSPEEIQKAIEKIEKAVEASEKKEDLKKKKEIKTIPKIETIKNKDLEQKIKEVEELISIEKKKLESETSTKTAIKERNAKDKAVLMKRIEQIVGKSSERLILKDGRKLEGVIFQESGNYIVLTPDGKEIFTEEQVEGMDL; this is encoded by the coding sequence ATGGGAAAAAAATTTTTTAGAAAATGGTTAACAGGATTTGTTGTCCTATGTGTTTTTGTATTTTGCAAGGGAGAAACAAAAATAGATAGCTCGGATAAAAAAGTATCTGCAACGGGTGTAATTCTTTTTACGGTTGGTGAAGTTTTTTCCGGACAAAGAAAATTGGCTCCGGGAGATATAGTAAGTGAAACAGATATCGTAAAGACAGGAAAGAAATCGACTTGTGATTTGCAATTGAGAGAATCCGAAAGTGAAGCAATTATCCGGTTGAAAAGCGACAGTGAATTTTCTCTTCGTGGTAAAAAGGTCGGAGATAGTGAACTTAGGCAGGGAATTCTGAAAGCCGGAGTTGCTCTTGTGAATGTTCCTAAAAAGTTAAAATCAAACGACAGTTTGGAAATCGTAACTCCTACTTCACTTGCAGGAGTTCGTGGAACAAAGTTCGAGATAGGTGTATCGTCTGACGGCTCTTCAAATCTATTTGTCATTGAAGGCAAGGTTGCGACTCGTCCAAGAATTGCGGATGTAGAGGATTTGCCAAAGGAAATCGTACAGAAAAATGAAGTATTGGCAAACGCTATTCAATCAGTAGAATCTACTGAGCAAGTAGTAGAGAAAGGGCAAAGTGTTTCGGTAAAGAAATCGGATACGGAAAAAATCCTAAAAGAGACCGGAGTATCTGAAATTGTAGCCAAGATCAAACCGGATGTAAAGATAGGAATGAGTCCTGAAGAGATTCAAAAAGCAATTGAGAAAATTGAAAAGGCAGTGGAAGCATCCGAAAAAAAAGAAGATCTGAAAAAGAAAAAAGAAATCAAAACAATTCCAAAAATTGAAACTATTAAAAACAAAGACCTTGAGCAAAAAATCAAAGAAGTGGAAGAGTTGATTTCTATCGAAAAGAAAAAATTGGAAAGCGAGACTTCCACAAAAACTGCAATCAAAGAGAGAAACGCCAAAGACAAGGCAGTTTTAATGAAAAGAATCGAGCAGATCGTAGGGAAATCTTCTGAAAGATTAATTTTAAAAGACGGTAGAAAATTAGAAGGTGTAATCTTTCAGGAATCAGGAAACTACATTGTTCTTACCCCTGACGGAAAAGAAATTTTTACCGAGGAGCAAGTTGAGGGAATGGATTTATAA